A region of the Cottoperca gobio chromosome 22, fCotGob3.1, whole genome shotgun sequence genome:
atatataaaaacagctgtaaaaaggtcaagcCCTGCTTCAACTAAAAGTatcctcccctcgataaaatgctcgacctccagtgagacagttttttaacttttaccacaagtttctttaatctataatactcCTGTTCAGTGAGGCCacactcctctctttgactcatatggcgtctggctgaggtattaaaaatgaccaaatctggaaagtaatcctccacctttacaccatgttggtttttagtgtgttggaggaaaacctTTAAACTTTCAGCCGTATACATTTCTTCCTTCTGActgttacttaaattaaaaccagggatatcactgctgtcagacacacactcatcttcaCTAAGACTCTCGTCCGTCTGCCCCTGCCTTCTcacagtctgtccctcttccccaACTATACTGTTTTTAGCATCACTGGATGctttctttgaccttttcttacGTTTGTCAGCAGGTTTTTGTTGTACTGTCTCTAGTGCTAttgctgcctcttcctcctccatctcctcttcctctacctgctcactccatgtattcctttcttttcctgcaCCTCTCCTATCACCTGCCAGCTCTCCTCCGACACCACCTGCCTCCTtaacctgctctcctcccaaaccatGGGACCAttgaaataacaactttggttgcgcGTTGCGTGAGAGGCattacctgcacaaacaaatcgttcaccacgatacctgtctcaATGACGCGGTTGACCTTCTCCtagctggtccaggaaaatgacgACAGCGCtgttcatccgcgccagtgaTTTAATACTTCTGTGTCCgaccttttcccccacagctaaaccgATCTCCtctacgctacacgggaagccggctgagatCTTTATGCCATTCTTCCATGTGATCTTGGtgaattccccatttaccatggcgtcagacaccgaccggcgagacaccggcaagagaaaaccccacacacacacctcaaacaccACACCCAAACGTACCAAAAGTTAACTATACCAAACTATCACcagtaaattaagttaaattaacacccattattaacaaaataattaaaaagaagaatcgAAAAGCACACGCTcagcgtctcacacacacacaaactcccagcatgcactgggagagagatagatagatagatagatagatagatagatagatagatagatagatagatagatagatagatagatagatactttattgatcctgagGGGAATTTAGGACCCCAACGACTCCGAACAGACCTGCCCTCCAAGACATCTAGGAGACATCAGAAGTTATGTGTTATGAAGCCTGCAGCCAGGAAGACTGCACACATTGGTCCAAATATGTCTAGATCTGGTGAAACAGGTTGAATGATGCATTATTTTTAGCTGCTGATCCCCCCACTTCACTCCTCTGTGGTAGGGTCAACAGCTGAAGGTGTGTAGAACAAATATCTTTTTCTACAAAAGAGGagttcacatacagtataactgTGAGTGTATAATTCTAAATTTTTCCATTCAACTGGCTGAATAAGGGTTAAAAGCATTGGTTAGCTTGGATGCTTGTGGTTcaagtgttgtgtgtgaaaGTGGCTCTAAATGGCTTTATAGTATGTCATTATGGAGCCATTCTAAAGATACTGGGATCCCAAAGCAAAGAAATATAGTGGAAATTATACTGAGAAGCTTCACTGGCCGTTGACACTGGAGTTCACAGAAAGGAAGCAATGCTGAATGCTTTAGATGCTATTCATAAACCCAGCTCATTTTAACTGACTGGTTTCCTCCAACAGCATCAATGGAACTCAAAACAACTAAACTACAACGCTGCTCGACACGCAAAGATAACTTATGACCAACAAGGCCAAAGGGCATTTCAGTTTAACGCAGCAAAGTGAAAACAGTATccaaaacattattaacattatccATAAACATGCTATTACTGTAACCATGGTTTTGAGTTTGCCTAATTTGATTATACTGAGAAAACTATGCTATGACTGGAGGCCCTATCATAGAAGTGATCTCTCTtcagaggaagtgagagagaaaaaaagagagaatgaaaggagtgatgtgtgtgtatgtgtgtgtgtgtgtgtgtgtgtgcgtgtgcgtgtgtgtgtgtgtgtgtgtgtgtgtacatacatttaaatctaaaataaagtcaaatgtttaTAATCTCTAATAAAGGTATATTTTTTCTGTGTTCCACAGTGGCCAAATGAAACTGGAATACCCAATCAGAGATATACTCTAAGTGCTCCAACCAACATgaagatttgtgttttttgtgtcgTTACATTTTAGTTACATGtatgtgtgaaaatgttttaaaacattccTTTGGACATGCATGTTATAAGTGAAGTGCTGTGAGTGTGAGAAGGTTGTGATGGTGTTCAACATGTCTGAGGAGGACGTGATTAACTGCACCATCAGCCATGAAATCCACCAGTACCTCTTCTCCTGTGTGTATATTCTCGTACTTTTGGTAAGTGTTTGTGTATCTTGAAAACCTGCAATAAGCTGTTAAAGTGCCTGTATACTTTATAAAAGTGCATAAGTTATTGGAACAGGTTAGTTTAGATTGAGgtaaaactgaactgaaatttTGCAAGCTTTAGAAGTAGTAGCTCCACCttaaaatcacaacatttcAAGCTTTGTTAATATGTGAAATTGCATCATAAGCTGTTTTATATTCGTCAGGAGACAAAAGATGCATCTGCTGTAGCCCCGTCTGTGAACTCCGCCCTGTAGAAGTAAAACCTTAGGTCAAAAATCAAAGCATTACTTTCCGTTTTTTATGTGTTATTCATCAGCTGGTTGTATTTTCTAATTATTAGCTTTAGTTGACATTTTTCATGATTATCATTAGGGAATATCTGtggaaaagtaaataaaacacaaaactttGAAACATTTAAGGTTTGCATTAGGAATGTCATTTGACTGAATCACAGAGAGATAGGCTGAAGTCACTCATACGTCTGGTGTACAGTGCCTCTCTCCCAATGTGTGCTGGGGTAGCACCCAGACCTCTGCAGAAACTCTGCAAAGAATACGCGAGGAGAGAAAGTAGATGGATGAATAGATGAGGTTATGACAGCAAATATGAGCCAAAACTTAGTAAGAAAATTGGCCAGTCTGCAACATACATCTATTATTACTTATTGCAGCCAGTTGTCATATCTGCTGTCTCAGATATGGTCCTCCAACCTGGCTACCAACAGGTGCATAATGTCACCAAAAGCCCTAAACTAGTTTTCTCTGCCAGTCCAGTATACTTAGGAATTACATCCATATTGGACGGTTCTGTACCTCCCTGTTTACAGCAATGTCGACATTCAGTGCCAATGCAGGAAGTAGTGTGCTCTTTATGTAGCGAGGATTGGACTTCGGGGTGGTGGATGGGCACATAGTGAGAATGCTACTTTAATGCGGAAGACAAGATTTTGTGTTCTGTCACAGACCTGTAAATAACGTTTGCCTTTTTAGAAACTGTACAACAATCGTTCCCTGCCTTTAATCAAGTATTTTGTTCCCTAACCATAAGTATGCTCTTTCCATAACTTGAACCATACTATAACTTAACTGTATTGTATTGCCCTAACCATAACCATaccaaatgaaaaaaagtaGGCATTGGACTCAAACGCTGTGCAAACGTAAACCCAGGGTTTTATAGAATAATCCAATATGGACGTTCTTTTTTAGTTGTCTGAGCAGACGGGACATTTTCTAAAAATGCTGTAATGAAGAGgagggcagtgtgtgtgacaggatcTAAATAATCACAATAAATGATCTTCTTGATTGTAGGTTGGCGTTCCCTCCAACATGTACTCTCTGTACCACGCTGCTCTGCAGCTGAAGCAGAAGAACGAGCTGGGAGTTTATTTAATGAACCTCACTGTGTCTGATCTGTTATATCTGGCATCATTACCGCTGTGGCTACAGTACTTCTTCCAGGTTAAGAAAAAACACTCATTTATTTTGCCCTAACAATCAGAAATGTGGTGAATTTACATTATATGTTAAAAGTGATACATGATATACttttttataatacattataggCAGGTTATtacattactgtatattattattattattattattattattattattattattattattattattattattattattattattatgttatcaGTTTCTAAGCGCAGCACATTTATGGAATGCCGAATACCTgaaccaaaaatatttttgatgatCTACACCTGTCACACACTATCTCATTTGGTAAATCTTGACATTTTTTCAACTATAACATACTGTCGGCCTAATAATAAATGGTTATTTATCTATAACAGTCCAGTCCAGTCTGCTTTTATCCACTTGTCACGACCTGTtgttgtttcctgtgtgtgcgtTGTTTAGGATGATGACTGGAGTCACAGGGAGTGGTTGTGTCAGCTCTGTGGCTTCCTGCTCTATGAGAACATCTATATCAGCATTGGATTTCTGTGCTGTATCAGCCTAGATCGCTACCTGGCTGTGGTCCACCCTTTAAGGTAATTTTGATTTTGGCACGATAAAAATGCAAGCAGCGGGTCATTGCTTTTGTTATGTTAATTTTCTTCAACTTTTAACCACAATTCCTCTGTGCTTATGCAGTTTTTATCAATAATTTCCTTAATataaaagtgtatttgcgtATCTGTTCTATCCTCCTCCTTTGTCTCCAGGTTCACCTCCCTCCGCTCTATGAGTGCAGCGTGGCTTGTTAGCGCCTTCATCTGGCTGAAGGAGCTCGCTGTGGGTGTGGTTTTCTTCCGCCATAAAGAACTGAGCAAAGACCGCAAGAACCAATCAGTGTGCTTCGAGCACTACCCCATGCAGCCGTGGGAGTATCCGATCAACTATTACCGCTTCACTATTGGCTTCATGTTCCCGCTGGCTATTTTATCGGTATGACAACAAATCTATATTTTTTAGcacattttattgaaaatattttaAGTACAGTGGCATTGTATTGCATTTGATCAAAATCTATGTGATAGGGTTGGTTATTTTTACAATGATCCTGATACATCCGATGACTGATGCTGTCCAGATCAGCTACCTGTGTGTTCTTCGGGCCGTGGGTCGGAGTGCTGGGACACAGCCAGATCAGAAGATGAGGATCAGGCAGTTAGTCAGCAGTACCATCCTCATCTTCCTAGTCTGCTTCTCCCCCTACCATGTCTTCCTGTTAGTACGCACCTTGCTGGAGCGAGACTGCAACTTTATCGCAGGTACAGTTTCTATTTTCAAAGTAATCTAGTGACTAAGGATGAAGACTTTTGTGtcttaactaactaactaactaactaactaactaactaactaactaactaactaactaactaactaactaactaggGCTTGTATTCTTGTTTTCCAGGAATATTTAACTACTACCACCTGTCATTGTTGCTGACCAGCCTGAACTGCGTAGCCGACCCTGCTCTCTACTGCTTTGTAAGCGAAAGTGCCCGCGGCGGCCTGTACAGAGTCTTATTCCAGCCTATTGCTAGGATACTATGCTGCTGCTGTCGCCGTGGCAACACCAGCCCCGCAAACTCAGCCAACCCAGCCACCGATTCCCACGAGGTCGCCACCGACGAGAACAACGGCCACCCGTCGGTAATGCTGCTTACCCACACAAGGACACTTAACAACTTCAAAACAGGCTCTTccagcaaaaacataatttcaatCACGCAGACTAATGAAAAATCTACTTTacctttaaatataaaaaataactgACACTCTGACAAACGTGTGGATAGTGATGGAAAGACCAGCTGCTTAACAGCCATGGAAGAGCAGAGCCACAAGACAAAGGGAACCGAAGAGACTGAAAAGAACACCAGCTAAACAATCCAAGGAGCTCAGTAACCATGTTTGTGGAGGCATAAGAGCATGGGATTAAGAGGACAGGACTGTCTGTCAAGGCTGCCCACCAAGCTGTGTTTACGTCATTATCACCTAATGGCATTGGACTGAAAGCATTTTATTCTCCCTATGGAGTGATTTCACTGAGCTTTGACACAACAACTGCCACTATGTGAGAGCTCAACATGAATCTGACGTCTACTTTGCCACTGTAAATGATCTGTTTACATTTCTCTCATTTGTACACAAAGAAGCAAAGTGTAGTTTGAGATTGACAAAATGTTCTTATGCATCAGGAGGTCACACTTATTGACCATTGACCTTTATTTAATGGACATTTCGTTACCAAACCCTTTTCTTTAAAGCTATAGTATTATGCAGCCACTTTCTAATAATGTACCCTTTATAAAGGGTAGTTGTTGGCTTtattaatggttaataaatcatttattaatgtttcagttATATATTAAGCTATCATCAATTATAAGCAATCATTAACAACGATGATTGGGTTGTCAATCATAAAGTGGGTGggcataaagaaaaaaaaaaaaataggcaaCTATTACCATAACGTTACTTAAATCACACTATTTAATTTCAGTTGCATTACAGGCgaacaaactaaacaaactaaacaataacCTGCATGTGAAACCACGCTTCAGCATGAAACCATATGTACAGATGCACAGGCCAACAAACAGAGTGAAAAAGACCACTGACCACAGTGACGTGTCTACACGTAGAAAGCTGGAATCAATCTAGCTTTCTACGCATACTGTTTAACAGTTTGCATTTCAGTCGTGCTGTATGCATGTTACGCTTTTACCTAGTGAGGCTCTGATCCAGGACAGTTGAGTGATATCACTGTACAGTTTGTCATGCCTGACCAGGGCCTAGAGGACACCATTCATCCTGGGTAATATGTCACTGGGACTTAAATTCATGTTCAGTAGGCCGTCATCAGTGGCTGCTGGTACATTTGGGGCTAAAGTCTGATGGGGAAAATAGCACAGGTGAACCTGagcttttttatatatatatatatatatatatacatatatatctgtatgtatgtatgtatatatacatacagtatagtatatatatgcacacacatatatatatatatatatatatatatatatatatatatagtatataaaatataaactacAGTTGCTCATGAATATGACATAAATCTACAACCAAATACAAACCTTCTACAGTATTTCAGCATAATGTAACTTCCATGGACTTGAGACTTCAGTATATTAGCATTGATTTGGAAATCTTTAGCTTCAAAGCAATGGTGTGTAACTTTTGCTAAACAGCCATTGTGGCCCATAATTGACAAATAAACAGTAATTtctcaattattattatctgtccTTTCCTTGTTGCTTGTTTATAACCCTAACTTCAAGGTTTTTAATACCATACAAGTGCTACTTTTTATTGttcaatatttttaaaagttattttcaaagatgatcatattttgaaagcaaatgGCTTTGGCTGACTCACAGTCCGCTTCTCTCCTTAACTGCTGCcagtatttaagcctctcctgcTCACCCACTCATTACCACATTGTACTACAGCTCATGCAAGACTCTCCAGCACTTTGTTCCGGACTGTTTGTCTGCTACTGACCCTGTCTGCCTCTGGCCTGGCCTGGCCTGGTCTCTTCTGATTCCCGAATCCTCTTCATTTGTCTATTTTGCCTTTTGTATGTACTAGTGCTCATTGTCTGTCCTGCCCTGTACCTGTGTCCTCCAACAGCATGGGGCTTCTCCTGCTTCACTGTTGCATGCTCCAGCACCTGCACCGCCGGGAACTGCACCGAAACCCTGGGTGGAGGTGCAGTGGGCCGTACAATGCCAAGGTCTGAACTAGAACATTGCGCTCTCAGAATGCATTGTaccttgtggttcctagagtctctaaaagtacaatgtgagccagagccttcagctatcaagctcctctccagtggaaccagcttccagtttgagacaccctctccacatttaagaacaggctaaagactttcctctttgataaagcttatagttagggctggctcaggctcaGGTCCAGCCTcaagttatgctgctataggcttagactgctgggggactaacacctctctcctcctgtccctctatctgtttgtatttatgtcCAATGAATGCATGTTATTAACTCTGCATCCCTACTCTttatcatccctggagtttttCTGTCTTGCAGTTTGCCACGTTAATGGTTAAGTCTGGATCATGGATTGAGGCTGCACCTGTTGCCGTGGTCCAGCTTTACGCCCactgctgttattattattagtcatattcTTCGAGTTGTTATTGCTATTATTGGtcatatttttttgttattattgttggcaATACTTGGAAGCTGCTTGACAttctcctggatccatcttttttatatacagtatgttcactTTATAATTTGTCATATGGAATGTCTATGttgtaattgtattatattgttcaTTCTGCACAcgcatctattgcacgtctgtccgtcctgggagagggatccctccttagtcgctctccctgaggtttcttacacTATTTTCTTactattaattttttttttttgggagttTTTCCTTAGCTGCTGAAAAAGGTCTATGGACAGAGAGTGTATGCACAGATTGTAGCCCCTTGAtgcaaatttgtgatattgggctatatgaaTAACACCAGATTTAATAT
Encoded here:
- the gpr68 gene encoding ovarian cancer G-protein coupled receptor 1, yielding MVFNMSEEDVINCTISHEIHQYLFSCVYILVLLVGVPSNMYSLYHAALQLKQKNELGVYLMNLTVSDLLYLASLPLWLQYFFQDDDWSHREWLCQLCGFLLYENIYISIGFLCCISLDRYLAVVHPLRFTSLRSMSAAWLVSAFIWLKELAVGVVFFRHKELSKDRKNQSVCFEHYPMQPWEYPINYYRFTIGFMFPLAILSISYLCVLRAVGRSAGTQPDQKMRIRQLVSSTILIFLVCFSPYHVFLLVRTLLERDCNFIAGIFNYYHLSLLLTSLNCVADPALYCFVSESARGGLYRVLFQPIARILCCCCRRGNTSPANSANPATDSHEVATDENNGHPSVMLLTHTRTLNNFKTGSSSKNIISITQTNEKSTLPLNIKNN